CATAACTACATTATTTTATTTGATTACCATTTTTACTCCGCCATGCTTATCTTAAGGCATGTGAAAGATTATCCAGATATGATGGAGGTGTAGCATGGCAAAAAATATGATCCAATTTCAAAAAGGAAAGAGTATTCACGAATTCCTGTCCGAATATGGGACCGAAGATAAGTGCCAAGACTCATTATTCAGACTTAGATGGCCGCATGGTTTTAGTTGTCCGAATTGCGGCGGTTCGAAATTTTGCGAGCTCAAATCAAGAGATCTGTACCAATGCCACAAGTGTCACCATCAGGCGTCGGTAAAGGCC
Above is a window of Desulforegula conservatrix Mb1Pa DNA encoding:
- a CDS encoding transposase, whose amino-acid sequence is MAKNMIQFQKGKSIHEFLSEYGTEDKCQDSLFRLRWPHGFSCPNCGGSKFCELKSRDLYQCHKCHHQASVKA